From Schistocerca cancellata isolate TAMUIC-IGC-003103 chromosome 6, iqSchCanc2.1, whole genome shotgun sequence, a single genomic window includes:
- the LOC126088439 gene encoding transcription factor Adf-1-like: MDVERLINNVRERPVLWDQKNKYYRNRDFVRQAWNEIAEDCGTDSEVLKNEWKNLRDTFRSELKKTRAECSGDEGGMLPFQSNWPWYELMTFLTDIMTPPKTKTNVHHSKRTASQHDDAHEGVPFSPALTERESVSPDETNQASSSRLSVSSEGSVSMPPPSPTLHTNQNKRSKKSTNSELLNIEKQKLKLIEQQMSKSETQDDSYHFVVSLLPAMRKLSSAAQLRVRIKIQQVLLEELEESTTSTAHSLMSPYAPENPVEIVIAGNPQNETVISEIQPDDIDISSHQDSENFDT, from the exons ATGGACGTCGAAAGACTAATTAACAATGTGCGTGAACGCCCCGTGTTGTGggaccagaaaaataaatattaccgcaatagggattttgttcgtcaagcatggaatgaaatagctgaagattgtggaacagaca GCGAGGTACTGAAGAATGAATGGAAGAACCTACGTGACACTTTCCGTTCTGAACTCAAAAAAACTCGTGCTGAATGTTCAGGAGACGAAGGTGGCATGCTGCCTTTCCAATCCAATTGGCCGTGGTACGAGCTAATGACCTTCCTGACTGACATAATGACCCCACCGAAGACGAAGActaatgttcatcacagtaaaagaacAGCATCGCAACACGACGACGCACACGAGGGCGTACCATTTTCACCAGctcttacagagagagagagtgtttcacctgatgaaaccaaccaagCCAGTTCTTCAAGACTGTCTGTAAGTTCAGAGGGTAGCGTATCGATGCCTCCTCCTTCACCCACcctacacacaaaccaaaacaagagatccaagaaatcgacaaactctgAGTTGCTAAATATAGAGAAGCAAAAGCTGAAGCTAATTGAGCAACAAATGTCGAAATCAGAAACGCAAGATGACAGCTATCATTTTGTAGTGAGTTTGCTGCCAGCAATGCGAAAACTATCATCAGCGGCTCAGTTGAGAGTCAggataaaaattcagcaggttcttttggaagaattggaagaatcaaccacttccactgcacattcgttgatgtcaccctacgcacctgaaaatccagttgaaatcgtaattgctggaaatccgcaaaatgaaacagtcatttctgaaattcaacCTGATGACATTGATATTTCAAGCCACCAAGATTCCGAAAACTTTGATACTTAA